One Ammospiza caudacuta isolate bAmmCau1 chromosome 11, bAmmCau1.pri, whole genome shotgun sequence genomic window carries:
- the LOC131562611 gene encoding phospholipase A and acyltransferase 1-like, with the protein MAEGRSDPQPGDLIEIDRPGYQHWALYVGDGYVINVTPVDEGAPSLLVSTTSVFTKKAKVKKQLLKVVVENHKWRVNNKYDRTRTPFPVKEIIRRAEQWIDREVPYDVLTSNCEHFVTMLRYGEGVSDQVTKVVIGTTAAVGGILLAGLATAVVKSLFGDSSKRERKYY; encoded by the exons ATGGCAGAAGGCAGGAGCGACCCCCAGCCCGGGGACCTGATCGAGATCGACCGGCCAGGTTACCAGCACTGGGCCCTCTACGTTGGGGACGGATATGTTATCAACGTCACACCTGTAG ATGAAGGAGCCCCATCTCTGTTGGTGAGCACCACATCTGTATTCACCAAAAAGGCCAAGGTGAAGAAGCAGCTCCTGAAGGTGGTGGTGGAAAATCATAAATGGCGTGTCAACAACAAGTATGACCGCACCCGCACTCCTTTCCCTGTGAAGGAGATCATCCGGCGTGCTGAACAATGGATTGACAGGGAGGTGCCATATGATGTGCTTACCAGCAACTGTGAGCACTTTGTGACCATGCTGCGCTACGGAGAAGGAGTCTCAGACCAG GTCACAAAAGTAGTAATTGGTACTACAGCAGCTGTAGGAGGTATCCTTCTTGCTGGCCTTGCCACTGCTGTTGTGAAGAGCTTGTTTGGGGACTCGTccaagagagagagaaagtaCTACTGA